The Borreliella andersonii genome has a segment encoding these proteins:
- the rpmG gene encoding 50S ribosomal protein L33, with product MGKKKGKGSVELISLICEETGIRNYTTTKNRRNKQEKLELMKYCPKLRKHTLHKEGKIK from the coding sequence ATGGGTAAAAAGAAGGGCAAAGGATCTGTTGAGCTAATATCATTGATTTGTGAAGAGACAGGAATTAGGAATTATACCACTACTAAGAATAGACGTAATAAGCAAGAAAAGTTAGAATTGATGAAATATTGTCCAAAATTGCGAAAACACACTCTTCATAAAGAAGGAAAAATAAAATAA
- a CDS encoding ankyrin repeat domain-containing protein yields MKKGFIILLLLLQTMMNLNPTNTNTNASIVKELQKNLYVFNNKEYQKDKDTLNEFINSININDKEILQSLKKIKNELFIISVFFNNKKGVLIALNLGAEINLRYKISPISISIINNQFEITKILVDYGISLNQIDDTGYSPIFWAIYTNNEKVFEFLKESGADLSFTLKNRKTPMQAAIETENIKLIKSLEKKKIYIDDNYKKELKTLKNKEIVRILAK; encoded by the coding sequence ATGAAAAAAGGATTTATTATACTTTTATTGCTATTGCAAACAATGATGAATTTAAACCCAACAAATACTAATACAAATGCTTCAATAGTAAAAGAATTGCAAAAAAATTTATATGTTTTCAATAACAAGGAATATCAAAAAGATAAAGACACTTTAAATGAATTTATAAATTCAATAAATATAAACGACAAAGAAATCTTACAAAGTTTAAAAAAAATTAAAAATGAGCTTTTTATAATATCTGTTTTTTTCAACAATAAAAAAGGGGTTTTAATTGCACTAAATCTTGGAGCAGAAATAAACTTAAGATATAAAATATCTCCAATTTCAATTTCAATAATAAACAACCAATTTGAAATAACAAAAATATTAGTAGACTACGGAATAAGCCTTAATCAAATAGATGATACCGGCTATTCTCCAATATTTTGGGCAATATATACTAATAACGAAAAAGTATTTGAATTTTTAAAAGAAAGCGGAGCTGATTTAAGTTTCACACTTAAAAATAGAAAAACACCAATGCAAGCCGCAATAGAAACAGAAAATATAAAACTAATTAAATCTCTGGAAAAGAAAAAAATTTACATTGACGACAATTACAAAAAAGAACTTAAAACGCTTAAAAACAAAGAAATAGTTAGAATTTTAGCAAAATAA
- a CDS encoding cation:dicarboxylase symporter family transporter, whose product MNIKINFFFTLPIGIFLGLFFPLGIYSSLSHAFIRLSYLSLIPFLIFSIPLGIENIIENKNFKKLFGKTIYYGILTNLSGVAVSIIAAIIYLPQRIPILEKTIQNTYLFEKEALLETFFPKNIFKIFTSNNPNLLSIYMISIIIGTSFYYAKQKGRIARELMLSASNLFYHANGFIVNILNIGIIFITADYAATLKNFKDYQNYTNSIAFFLAWTIIILFIILPAISYRLTKSFKMIYKGIFVSFQNIIFSGLAKDSYSPYVILIEDIKNERINIKKSIIINIPLINFISKFGTIFVSVISFFIILKSYSSLPISIYEISYMSILSFFFVFAFPHIPNSLIYIITMLCSTYTKGIELNVSNITPMLPILISLALLIDFAFNIAVIHIINFKELKDQEKIN is encoded by the coding sequence ATGAATATAAAAATCAATTTTTTTTTCACTCTGCCTATTGGAATCTTTTTAGGATTATTTTTCCCTCTTGGGATTTATAGCTCTTTATCACATGCTTTTATAAGACTATCATATTTATCTCTTATTCCCTTTTTAATATTTTCAATTCCATTAGGAATTGAAAATATTATTGAAAATAAAAACTTTAAAAAACTTTTTGGCAAAACAATTTATTATGGAATTCTAACTAACCTATCTGGAGTTGCTGTATCAATAATAGCTGCAATAATATATCTTCCGCAAAGAATTCCAATACTAGAAAAAACAATACAAAATACATATCTTTTTGAAAAAGAAGCTTTACTAGAAACATTTTTTCCAAAAAATATTTTCAAAATATTTACATCTAATAATCCAAATCTACTAAGCATTTACATGATTTCAATAATAATAGGCACAAGTTTTTATTATGCAAAACAAAAAGGCAGAATAGCTAGAGAACTGATGCTAAGCGCATCCAATCTTTTTTACCATGCAAATGGGTTTATTGTGAATATATTAAATATAGGAATCATTTTTATAACAGCAGATTACGCTGCAACCTTAAAAAATTTTAAAGATTACCAAAATTATACAAATAGCATAGCATTCTTTTTGGCATGGACAATTATAATTTTATTCATAATATTGCCAGCAATTAGCTATAGATTAACAAAAAGCTTTAAAATGATATATAAGGGAATCTTTGTATCATTTCAAAACATAATATTTTCAGGACTTGCAAAAGATTCTTATTCCCCTTATGTGATTTTAATAGAAGATATTAAAAACGAAAGAATAAATATAAAAAAATCCATAATTATAAACATACCTTTAATAAATTTTATATCTAAATTTGGCACCATTTTTGTTTCAGTAATATCATTTTTTATAATTTTAAAATCATATTCTAGTTTGCCTATTTCTATTTATGAAATAAGCTACATGAGTATTTTATCATTTTTTTTTGTCTTTGCATTTCCCCATATACCAAATAGTTTAATTTATATAATTACAATGCTTTGCTCTACCTATACAAAAGGAATAGAGCTAAATGTTTCTAACATAACACCAATGCTGCCTATATTAATCTCTTTGGCTTTACTAATCGACTTTGCTTTTAACATTGCAGTCATTCATATAATAAACTTCAAAGAATTAAAAGATCAAGAAAAAATTAATTAA
- the proS gene encoding proline--tRNA ligase — MSDFIASKEDDYSKWYLDIVQKAKLADYSPVKGCMVIMPYGYSIWDKIHSILDEKFKETGHENAYFPMLIPYSFLEREKDHIDGFSPEFAIIKDAGGENLAEPLVLRPTSETIIWNMYSKWINSYRDLPLKINQWANVVRWEKRTRPFLRTTEFLWQEGHTAHATEEEALEETLLILDVYKRFIEDYLAIPVFCGKKSEKEKFAGAVSTYSVEALMQDKKALQAATSHYLGLNFAKAFDVKFQDKDGKMRHVFASSWGVSTRLIGALIMVHSDEKGLVLPPRIAPIEIIVIPIFKKEDGINKKILDYSDCVVDTLKKAKFRVEIDKDIRSSPGFRFSSAEFKGIPVRLEVGINDVLLNSVTISRRDKDKKFKYQISLDSLVSKVKIELDLMQKDLFKKALNFRTLNTKEIFKSSKDSYETFKTHVNDYSGFVLSCWCGGLNCENIIKNETKATIRCIPDDFKARDLTGMTCIYCSSRAKYFALFAKSY, encoded by the coding sequence ATGAGTGATTTTATAGCATCAAAAGAAGATGATTATTCTAAATGGTATTTAGATATAGTTCAGAAGGCAAAACTTGCTGATTACAGCCCCGTAAAAGGATGCATGGTAATTATGCCTTATGGGTATTCTATTTGGGATAAAATTCATAGCATACTTGATGAAAAATTTAAAGAGACAGGACACGAGAATGCATATTTTCCTATGCTTATTCCTTATAGTTTTTTAGAAAGAGAAAAGGATCATATTGATGGATTTTCACCTGAGTTTGCTATTATTAAGGATGCTGGTGGGGAGAATTTGGCAGAGCCTTTAGTTTTAAGGCCTACTTCTGAGACAATTATTTGGAATATGTATAGCAAGTGGATTAATTCTTATAGAGATCTTCCCCTTAAAATTAATCAGTGGGCAAATGTTGTTCGTTGGGAAAAGAGAACAAGGCCCTTTTTGCGTACTACCGAATTTTTATGGCAAGAAGGACATACTGCTCATGCTACTGAAGAGGAGGCATTAGAAGAAACTTTACTTATTTTAGATGTATATAAAAGATTCATAGAAGATTATTTGGCCATTCCGGTTTTTTGTGGTAAAAAATCTGAAAAGGAAAAATTTGCGGGGGCTGTTTCTACTTATTCAGTTGAGGCATTAATGCAAGATAAAAAAGCGCTTCAAGCTGCTACATCGCATTATTTAGGTTTAAATTTTGCAAAGGCATTTGATGTAAAATTTCAAGACAAAGATGGTAAGATGCGCCATGTATTTGCTAGTAGCTGGGGGGTTTCTACCAGATTGATTGGTGCTTTGATTATGGTTCATTCTGATGAGAAAGGTTTAGTTTTGCCGCCTCGCATTGCTCCAATAGAAATTATTGTTATTCCTATTTTTAAAAAAGAAGATGGAATTAATAAAAAAATTTTGGATTATTCTGATTGTGTTGTTGATACTTTAAAAAAAGCAAAATTTAGGGTTGAGATTGATAAAGATATTAGAAGTTCTCCAGGATTTAGATTTTCATCTGCCGAGTTTAAGGGAATTCCAGTGCGCCTTGAAGTAGGGATAAACGATGTCCTTTTAAATTCTGTTACTATTTCAAGAAGAGATAAGGACAAAAAATTTAAGTATCAAATATCGCTTGATTCTCTTGTAAGTAAGGTTAAGATTGAGCTTGATTTGATGCAAAAGGATTTATTTAAAAAAGCATTGAATTTTAGAACCTTAAATACCAAGGAGATTTTTAAAAGTAGTAAGGATAGTTATGAGACATTCAAAACCCATGTGAATGATTATTCTGGATTTGTGCTTTCTTGCTGGTGTGGCGGTTTGAATTGTGAAAATATTATTAAAAACGAAACTAAAGCTACAATAAGATGCATTCCTGATGATTTTAAAGCCAGAGATCTAACAGGTATGACTTGTATTTATTGTTCTTCTAGGGCCAAATATTTTGCTTTATTTGCCAAATCTTATTAA
- a CDS encoding DUF2259 domain-containing protein, whose amino-acid sequence MIKLYVIFLYFFSFLLVFPENIFFKNLGFSNNDKYFMFGEYGFENGYYYSAAYFVDVVKNNFANSGVHSKTFKEHIEYSDSYDKSLYELLKMINFKVKEFKINHLRRGREIYFYVESEIPETDFLNFVDFKTGNEYQVFVNKDINSQELSSSFNIFLSVRYCNSTLEKHLIVGRGNYYRKNVIDYRMREIVLFPNEDGIVFVLEKIMLDPYGNKYKRFMVEVKKY is encoded by the coding sequence ATGATTAAACTATATGTCATTTTTTTGTATTTTTTTTCTTTTTTATTGGTGTTTCCAGAAAATATTTTTTTTAAAAATTTAGGATTTTCCAATAATGATAAATATTTTATGTTTGGCGAATATGGTTTTGAAAATGGATATTATTATTCTGCTGCATACTTTGTTGATGTTGTTAAAAATAATTTTGCAAACTCTGGAGTACATTCTAAGACTTTTAAAGAGCACATTGAGTATTCAGATAGCTATGATAAAAGCCTTTACGAGCTTTTAAAGATGATTAATTTCAAAGTTAAAGAATTTAAAATTAATCATTTAAGAAGAGGGCGCGAAATTTATTTTTACGTTGAGAGTGAAATTCCAGAAACAGATTTTTTAAATTTTGTTGATTTTAAAACAGGAAACGAATATCAAGTTTTTGTAAATAAGGATATTAATTCTCAAGAACTTTCGTCTTCTTTTAATATTTTTTTATCTGTCAGATATTGTAATTCAACTTTGGAAAAACATTTGATTGTTGGAAGGGGGAATTATTATAGAAAAAATGTTATTGATTACAGAATGAGAGAGATTGTTTTATTTCCAAATGAAGATGGAATTGTTTTTGTTTTGGAAAAAATAATGTTAGATCCTTATGGAAATAAGTATAAACGGTTTATGGTTGAAGTTAAGAAATATTGA
- a CDS encoding DUF3996 domain-containing protein yields MRMLLATIILILTTGLLTAQSKSKSTTEDDFDFDKLLAKEASVRRLFGIGFGIGYPLANITISVPYVDIDLGYGGFVGLKPNNFLPYVVMGVDLLFKDEIHKNTMISGGIGIGADWSKGSPEKSNEKPEEEEENEAQQIASLQNRIGVVIRLPLVIEYSFLKNIVIGFKAVATVGTTMLLGSPMSFEGARFNFLGTGFIKIYI; encoded by the coding sequence ATGAGAATGCTATTAGCAACAATAATACTTATATTAACAACGGGTTTATTAACTGCCCAATCCAAAAGCAAAAGTACAACTGAAGATGACTTTGATTTTGATAAACTTCTTGCAAAAGAGGCATCTGTGCGCCGTTTATTTGGCATAGGTTTTGGAATTGGATATCCACTTGCAAACATTACAATATCTGTTCCATATGTAGACATAGATCTTGGCTACGGAGGGTTTGTTGGGCTTAAGCCCAACAATTTCTTGCCCTATGTTGTGATGGGCGTAGATCTTTTATTTAAAGATGAAATACATAAAAATACTATGATTTCTGGTGGTATTGGAATAGGTGCAGACTGGTCAAAAGGAAGTCCTGAAAAATCGAATGAAAAACCAGAAGAAGAGGAAGAAAATGAAGCACAACAAATAGCTTCTCTTCAAAATAGAATAGGGGTTGTAATAAGACTACCCTTGGTAATAGAGTACAGCTTTCTTAAAAATATTGTGATTGGATTTAAAGCTGTTGCTACTGTTGGAACAACCATGCTACTTGGCAGCCCAATGTCATTTGAAGGAGCTAGATTTAATTTCTTAGGCACAGGCTTTATAAAAATATATATATAA
- a CDS encoding DUF3996 domain-containing protein, with protein MIKNFKKIHILTLILGVARLTFASDNYMVRCSKEEDSTTCIAKLKEIKEKKIYDLFSMGIGIGDPIANIVITIPYVNIDFGYGGFIGLKSNNFENYLNGGLDFIFKRRIGQYMKIGGGIGIGADWSKTSLIPPDKEEKTDYERIGAVVRIPFIMEYNFARNLSIGLKIYPAVGPTILLTKPSILFEGIKFNFFGFGFIKFAFN; from the coding sequence ATGATAAAAAATTTTAAAAAAATACATATTTTAACATTAATATTAGGCGTGGCACGCCTTACTTTTGCATCTGACAATTATATGGTCAGATGCAGTAAGGAAGAAGATTCAACCACCTGTATCGCAAAGCTTAAAGAAATAAAAGAAAAGAAAATTTATGACTTATTTTCAATGGGCATTGGAATAGGCGATCCTATTGCAAACATTGTGATTACAATTCCTTATGTAAATATTGATTTTGGATATGGAGGTTTTATTGGCCTTAAGTCAAACAATTTTGAAAATTACCTAAATGGTGGATTAGACTTTATTTTTAAAAGGCGAATTGGACAATATATGAAAATCGGTGGTGGCATTGGGATAGGTGCAGATTGGTCAAAAACATCCCTTATACCTCCTGATAAAGAGGAAAAAACTGATTATGAGAGAATAGGTGCTGTTGTAAGAATTCCTTTTATAATGGAATATAACTTTGCAAGAAATCTATCTATAGGATTAAAAATTTATCCTGCAGTAGGGCCAACAATATTGCTAACAAAACCAAGCATTTTATTTGAAGGAATTAAATTCAATTTTTTTGGATTTGGATTCATAAAATTTGCATTTAATTAA
- the manA gene encoding mannose-6-phosphate isomerase, class I, whose protein sequence is MNNEDNIFLMKNNIKEYDWGGINFIPNLLGDKIDGRPKAEMWLGAHKTFSSKILYKNEYVLLSDFLEDHKELLGCNDEFPFLFKVLSASKPLSIQIHPSKDIALKGYESENNKGIDINDPKRTYKDKNPKIELIYALSDFYALKGFLPLDEIKKICEMLKLNFDFQSHKDFVKTIFELQTYELEKIIEKILKNLDLIDNFRGYWFNEIYNIYGVDVGLLVFLGMNILKLEPGEVVYTNSQEVHAYLKGDCIELMTNSDNVIRAGLTTKYIDKEEMLRVGQFEEGKLSFLNPDFQDNFSVFRLPNTDLKLIQKKINENICVNRNSAMVLLVLDGCVIINKSLHLKKGESIFIGKKAENLVIDGDGEAFIAGFN, encoded by the coding sequence ATGAATAATGAAGATAATATTTTTTTAATGAAAAACAATATTAAAGAATATGATTGGGGAGGAATTAATTTTATTCCCAATCTTTTGGGCGACAAGATTGATGGAAGGCCTAAGGCTGAAATGTGGCTTGGAGCACACAAGACATTTTCTAGTAAGATTTTATATAAAAATGAATATGTGCTTTTAAGCGATTTTTTGGAAGATCATAAAGAGCTTTTAGGCTGTAATGATGAATTTCCTTTTTTATTTAAAGTATTGTCTGCAAGTAAACCTTTATCTATCCAAATTCATCCGTCTAAAGATATTGCCTTAAAAGGGTATGAATCAGAGAATAATAAAGGTATAGATATTAATGATCCTAAGAGGACATATAAAGATAAGAACCCCAAAATTGAACTTATATATGCCTTGAGCGATTTTTATGCTCTTAAAGGTTTTTTGCCGTTGGATGAGATTAAAAAAATTTGTGAAATGCTGAAATTAAATTTTGATTTTCAATCACATAAAGACTTTGTAAAGACTATTTTTGAATTACAAACGTATGAACTTGAGAAGATTATTGAAAAAATTTTAAAAAATTTGGATCTTATTGATAATTTTAGGGGCTATTGGTTTAATGAAATTTATAATATCTACGGTGTAGATGTGGGACTTTTAGTGTTTTTGGGCATGAATATTTTAAAGCTAGAACCAGGAGAAGTTGTTTATACAAATAGTCAGGAGGTACATGCATATCTTAAGGGAGACTGTATTGAGCTTATGACTAATTCCGACAATGTTATTAGAGCTGGGCTTACTACAAAGTATATTGATAAAGAAGAGATGTTAAGAGTTGGTCAATTTGAAGAAGGAAAATTATCATTTTTAAATCCCGATTTTCAAGATAATTTTAGTGTATTTAGACTTCCAAATACTGATTTGAAACTAATTCAAAAAAAAATAAATGAGAACATTTGTGTTAATAGAAATAGTGCAATGGTCTTGCTAGTTTTAGATGGATGTGTGATTATAAATAAATCCTTACATCTTAAGAAAGGTGAGAGTATCTTTATAGGCAAAAAAGCAGAAAACCTAGTTATTGATGGGGACGGCGAAGCTTTTATTGCTGGTTTTAATTAA
- a CDS encoding fructose-specific PTS transporter subunit EIIC encodes MFFNFLKKDLVFILPEVNSKEDVIDFLVEKINDKGYIDNKKEFLQGILDREKIGDTSWENGVAIPHFIGDVVKTSFISLLYIKGAGVKWSEENPPVNLIFLICMSKKQQGNEHLKAIAFIAKLFEDDAFQNALRGFVTTDDIYYYIENVQRKAKEEVFGATKAEKIVAVTACPVGVAHTYIAAKKIENEAKKQGYSIRVETQGSIGIENALTEEEIRNAAVVILAVDKDIDEKRFEGKRVYKVSTVKAINNTENIIKESFNAPVFKSKDSGVNNASKASAETGKGSFYKYLMSGVSPMIPVVASGGILIALSIAFVGIGPDGPNFSEHPFYKQVADIGSVAFGMMLPVLAGFISMAIADKPGLAPGLVGGVMSGNVKAGFLGAIFAGFLAGYVARFLARRSVPEWLRPVMPIFVIPLISTIIVGFFMLYVGVYVGEFMGVLENGLKSLQSNSETFGVLGKIFLGLVLGSMITIDMGGPFNKVAFLFGVGLIPQVPEIMGMVAAAIPVPPMAMGLATFLAPKLFENEEKESGKIAFLISFIGISEGAIPFAASDPGRVIPSIVAGGAVSSIIAAFLGVANHAPHGGPIVLPVIDNKFEFIIAIAVGVAVATALVIFLKSLKLKESE; translated from the coding sequence ATGTTTTTTAATTTTTTAAAAAAAGATCTCGTATTTATTTTGCCGGAAGTCAATTCAAAAGAAGATGTAATTGATTTTTTAGTTGAAAAAATTAATGATAAGGGATACATAGATAATAAAAAAGAGTTTCTTCAAGGAATTCTTGATAGAGAAAAGATAGGAGACACTTCTTGGGAAAATGGGGTTGCAATTCCGCATTTTATAGGAGATGTTGTTAAGACTAGTTTTATTTCATTGCTTTACATTAAAGGTGCTGGGGTTAAGTGGTCTGAAGAAAATCCCCCTGTTAATTTAATATTTTTGATTTGTATGTCAAAAAAGCAGCAAGGTAACGAGCACCTTAAGGCGATTGCTTTTATAGCTAAACTATTTGAAGATGATGCTTTTCAAAATGCTTTAAGAGGGTTTGTTACCACTGATGACATTTATTATTATATTGAGAATGTTCAAAGAAAAGCCAAAGAAGAGGTTTTTGGAGCTACAAAGGCAGAAAAAATAGTGGCTGTAACTGCTTGTCCTGTTGGAGTTGCTCATACATATATTGCAGCAAAGAAAATTGAAAATGAAGCCAAAAAGCAGGGTTATAGCATTAGAGTAGAAACTCAAGGATCTATTGGTATCGAAAATGCATTAACCGAAGAGGAAATTAGGAATGCAGCCGTCGTAATACTCGCTGTTGATAAGGATATTGATGAAAAGAGATTTGAAGGCAAGAGAGTTTATAAAGTTTCAACTGTAAAAGCAATAAACAATACAGAAAATATTATTAAGGAATCTTTTAATGCTCCAGTATTTAAAAGCAAAGATTCTGGGGTCAATAACGCTTCTAAAGCTTCGGCTGAAACAGGTAAAGGTAGTTTTTATAAATATTTAATGAGTGGAGTATCTCCAATGATTCCTGTTGTTGCAAGTGGAGGAATTTTAATTGCTCTGAGCATTGCCTTTGTTGGAATTGGACCTGATGGTCCTAATTTTTCTGAGCATCCATTTTATAAGCAGGTTGCGGATATTGGATCTGTTGCTTTTGGAATGATGCTGCCTGTGCTTGCTGGTTTTATTTCAATGGCAATTGCTGATAAACCTGGTCTAGCACCCGGTCTTGTTGGTGGAGTAATGTCTGGAAATGTAAAAGCAGGTTTTTTGGGCGCAATATTTGCAGGATTTCTTGCAGGTTATGTTGCAAGGTTTTTAGCAAGAAGATCTGTTCCTGAGTGGTTAAGGCCTGTTATGCCTATATTTGTAATTCCATTAATAAGCACCATTATTGTTGGCTTTTTTATGTTGTATGTTGGTGTTTATGTTGGAGAATTTATGGGGGTACTTGAGAATGGGCTTAAATCTTTGCAAAGCAATTCAGAAACGTTTGGTGTGTTAGGTAAAATTTTCTTAGGTTTAGTACTAGGTTCAATGATTACTATTGATATGGGCGGGCCTTTTAATAAAGTAGCATTTCTTTTTGGTGTGGGGCTAATTCCTCAAGTGCCAGAAATAATGGGAATGGTAGCAGCAGCAATTCCTGTTCCTCCTATGGCTATGGGGCTTGCAACTTTTTTGGCGCCTAAATTATTTGAAAATGAGGAAAAAGAATCTGGAAAAATAGCCTTTTTAATTTCATTTATTGGTATTAGCGAGGGGGCTATTCCTTTTGCTGCTAGTGATCCTGGACGGGTAATTCCTTCGATAGTGGCAGGAGGGGCTGTGTCAAGCATTATTGCTGCTTTTTTAGGTGTTGCTAATCATGCTCCACATGGAGGGCCAATAGTACTTCCTGTTATTGATAATAAATTTGAGTTTATTATTGCAATTGCTGTTGGAGTTGCAGTTGCAACGGCTTTGGTAATTTTTTTGAAATCTTTAAAGTTAAAGGAATCTGAATGA
- a CDS encoding DNA/RNA non-specific endonuclease translates to MKKRSKFFLYCYILCLTGFLFFSLNPKALKQIKHKIYDYLKIIENKYIGITKSIPIKESQLIPKGYLTTQIISKKHYTLGYAESARQSEWAAYPLKREMVELALTLLKSKKIKRSTKFFEDTNIKGIFPKLEDYFKSGYDRGHIVSSADMSFSENAMKDTYFLSNMSPQKSEFNSGIWLKLEKLVREWAISKGYIYIISAGILTENKGFIGKNKILIPKNFYKIVLAINNNNYYDIISFIIPNEKAKDLDLKNYVVNVDSIEKKTKIDFFEKLDSKIKKNIKKIQNTHSWEFK, encoded by the coding sequence ATGAAAAAAAGGTCAAAATTTTTTCTTTATTGCTATATTTTATGCCTAACAGGATTTTTATTTTTTTCCTTAAATCCAAAAGCCCTAAAACAAATTAAACACAAAATTTATGACTATTTAAAAATAATAGAAAATAAATACATTGGCATTACAAAATCTATTCCAATAAAAGAATCGCAATTAATACCAAAAGGATATCTTACTACCCAAATAATAAGCAAAAAACACTACACCTTAGGATATGCTGAAAGTGCAAGACAATCCGAATGGGCTGCTTATCCGCTTAAAAGAGAAATGGTAGAATTAGCATTAACTTTGTTAAAATCAAAAAAAATTAAAAGAAGTACCAAATTCTTTGAAGACACCAACATCAAAGGCATTTTTCCAAAACTTGAAGATTACTTTAAAAGCGGTTATGACAGAGGACACATAGTAAGCTCTGCAGATATGTCTTTTTCTGAAAATGCAATGAAAGATACATATTTTTTATCAAATATGTCACCCCAAAAAAGCGAATTTAATTCTGGAATTTGGCTAAAACTTGAAAAATTAGTAAGAGAATGGGCAATCTCAAAAGGATATATATATATTATTAGCGCTGGAATTTTAACAGAAAATAAAGGATTTATTGGTAAAAACAAAATTTTGATACCTAAAAATTTTTATAAAATAGTACTGGCAATCAATAATAACAACTATTATGACATAATCTCTTTTATTATCCCAAATGAAAAAGCAAAAGACTTGGATTTAAAAAATTATGTTGTTAACGTTGACTCAATTGAAAAAAAAACAAAGATAGATTTTTTTGAAAAACTTGATTCAAAAATTAAAAAAAATATTAAAAAAATACAAAACACGCATTCTTGGGAATTTAAATGA
- a CDS encoding SEC59/DGK1/VTE5 family protein gives MFNGFKRTILREDIKYEIFRKFFHIFSLIVLVFYGINFWIGLVVNVLFMILYLSSEIFRITEKKIVLFKNISNIILKSRKILPDKVSFSPALLFLGILISYCLATHPFNYIGIFSVCLGDGFASLIGKLIPSFILVNDKTISGSLVVFCVTFFSYYYFFPYLTVALVLGILAVLVELFDATNYDNLFLPLVVSTSSYFLTSFFYSQ, from the coding sequence ATGTTTAATGGGTTTAAAAGAACAATTCTTAGAGAAGATATTAAGTATGAAATTTTTAGAAAATTTTTTCATATTTTTAGCTTAATAGTTTTAGTTTTTTATGGAATAAATTTTTGGATAGGACTTGTTGTTAATGTACTTTTTATGATTTTATACTTAAGTTCTGAAATTTTTAGAATTACTGAAAAAAAAATAGTTTTATTTAAAAATATTTCAAATATAATATTAAAATCAAGAAAAATATTGCCTGATAAAGTATCTTTTTCTCCTGCTTTGTTGTTTTTAGGTATATTGATATCGTATTGTTTGGCTACGCATCCTTTTAATTATATTGGTATATTTTCGGTATGCCTTGGTGATGGATTTGCAAGTCTTATTGGAAAGTTAATTCCTTCTTTTATACTTGTAAACGATAAAACGATTTCTGGCAGTCTTGTTGTATTTTGTGTTACTTTTTTTTCATATTATTATTTTTTCCCTTATTTAACAGTGGCCTTAGTTCTTGGAATTTTAGCAGTGCTGGTAGAACTTTTTGATGCTACTAATTATGACAATTTATTTTTACCACTCGTTGTTTCAACTTCGTCCTATTTTTTAACTTCTTTTTTTTATAGCCAGTAA